Proteins encoded by one window of Propionispora hippei DSM 15287:
- a CDS encoding IS3 family transposase produces ELLETFEIGRSLSMKGCPYDNAVAEATYKIMKTEFIHQMSFHSLYHLKLELYDYVNWFNKHRLHGTLGYLTPIQFRQKALKKVV; encoded by the coding sequence GAGCTGCTGGAAACTTTTGAAATTGGCCGCTCTCTCAGCATGAAAGGCTGTCCCTATGACAATGCCGTGGCTGAAGCCACCTATAAAATTATGAAAACCGAGTTTATCCACCAGATGAGCTTCCACAGCCTTTATCATCTGAAGTTGGAGCTATATGATTATGTCAATTGGTTTAATAAGCATCGGCTTCATGGCACTTTGGGATATCTAACGCCTATTCAGTTTCGCCAAAAGGCCCTTAAAAAAGTTGTCTGA